acatgtttgtgtttacaatCTTCACTTTCACCAAAACAGGATTATAGATTTTACATGATTGTGTTTACGATCTGCACTTCAATCAAAACAGGATTATAGATTTCACATGATTGTGTTTACGATCTTCACTTTGATGAATACAGGATTATAGATTTTACATGATTGTGTTTACGATCTTCACTTTAATCAAGACAGGATTATagattttgtatgtttttgatTTGAACAAACTAACTTGCTTTAAGATGCAGACAAACTAAACCAGGTAACAATAGACATATTAAACACTGCTGCTGACCAAAGCATTCCTTAATGtaaatacacacaaaacacTCCAGTACCCTGAAGGATCAAACAAATAGATAAAGCCAGGAACATCTGCTCCCCAAAAGAGGAAGAGGGTCTACAGGGAAACTGAGAACTGCCTGATGCGTGTGCCTAaacgttaaactaaactcacacactcactctctcgccATCTGTGCGTGCTGGACACCATGCCATGTTCAGTTCAGATTCACTCAGGTGATGTTTCTGGGTTTATTAGGATCAGAGACGTGCTCGTGTCACTGAACTACTGTAAACAGCGATTACAAGACGAGTGCCAAATACCATATATCTCAACGAGTTGTTTCCGTAGGTGAGTAGATACATTTCTTTAACAGAGTTATAAGATAATGGTATCTGACAATATGAGTGCAGTGATCTTTTTCACACTCCATAAACTCGCATCACATAAGATTCGAATCTGAAAATGTAGCTGATTGTTTGTTTCACTTGGGAACTTGAGGCGAACCTTAGGTCAGCGTTATAGATCGGAAAGTGGGTGAATATGATAAACAAATTATTATCGAAGGTATTTGAGTTTGTGCCACCAGTTAGCTGACGTGGAAGGAATTATAACATGCCAAAGTATTTTGCTTAATAATTGCAGTATGACAGggcttgtttattgtttgatttACGTGTACCTGCCTATGCTTTCCTCACCAGTTGTGTGGGATCTAGCATGTTTAGCAGTTTGTGCTACGTTCTCAACGCAGACAGCTGTAAGAAAAGAACAACCACTGAATTAGTGGCGCTGGCAAGACTAATGGAAGGCAGTGAGATGAACTAAACGTAACGACTGTGCTGTCCGTTAAGGATAACCCTTCTAGTTTGCTGGCTCGCGTACTAAATATTCCAAATGCAACGGACGTATGTGCGTATCTAGAcaaacgcttagtctctgaatatataatattgaTTATAACAAATAAAGCCATTTCAATTGAGCAGGAGcctcagggagaccagagattagGAACCTGAACCCGAGGAAAGCTAGACTTATACTTCATTTGGGGCTTTAGCGTTGCAGAGAGGGACTGGCAGTAGGAAAACTAATGTGTTTCAGAGACTATGAGACAGACTATCCAAAGTCTGCACTTGTCCATATCAGTCATCCCGAGCTCTAGAACTAGTATCAGTACAAATACGACAATAATGTGATTTACACAAACAGTAAGCAAGAGGCGGACCTCAGACATCTCCTGACTATTTGTTTACAGTGTTGACTATCACCTGATTATCACCAAAGACAACGATCTTGTTGCAGAATTTAGTTGCCAACAAGCGAAGTGCTTCGACGACAGGGGCAAATGTTTGGATAATCATTCTAACATGAAAGAATAGGCCAACCTCTCTTCACACCCGTGCCGGTATCAACCCTACTCCTACACTACCCTCGTCAGAGATATCCTCACGGGTCAAGGCCATGTGTCTGAACCTCACTGAGAAAACATCACATTTCTAGGCATAATTCATATGGGGAATACTTAAAGCAATTCagaaaaaatattatatttgccCAAGCAAGCATATCGCCTTTCAGGAAGCTACTGGGCCATGTAATGTGAAAGGATAACCCTGTTGCCCGGAAAACCATTAACGTCTTATGACAATGCTGTCCAAAGTGATTTGATAGGGCACTTCGTTACATCCAGATCGTTCAGTAGAGTTAACCACATCAGGCTTTAATAAAGTTTACATTGTGTTATATAATACCTACATAGTGCTGTCGGTATTTCCACCTCATTATGATCACATTCGTCCTGCAGTCCACAAGAAAGTCCAACAGTATCCCATTCTAAGTGCGCACGTTTTCACAAAGATGTTGTGCAATTTGAGATTCTTAATCGCATGCCGATCCTGAACGCCATATAATATACTTGAAACAACAATACTGTATGTCTGTTCAAGCGGTGTACGTTAAAGTTCAAAATATGTATCACTACATATTTTAATTCCGATCGACAATATAAACCTCCACTTAAATCATGCCAAGCAATACGCTGTGGCTGAGAGTTTTATAGGTTTCTAGTATATCATGTTTTGCTCACTGAAGACATCCCAACCACCGATTCGTCTGTatacagaggccagatacagTGTCTGAGAAAGGGGAGAGCGCACATTTCACTTTCATCCGCTTTCAAtgatcatttaataaactttcaggacaaggTTGGGGGATCAAAGAATACAGATGCTGTCAGAGAGCTGTAAACGTGCTGACCGAGATGTTACAcagcaaataaacaaagtaaCCTCACACATTTCACAGTACTTCCTGTTGTTGGACATTCCATCGTTTTGTGATGTCAGCATAACATGGCATGACGGTTGATGATACATTATTCAGTCAACAAAAGCAATATGTTTTCAGTTACATTTATTTGGAATATTCAAAGCAATAATACATTCTTGAATAGACATGAACGTAGTACATCCAATGCACCATAACAACTCACACGACAGAACAATAATGTCACACATACCGTTCATCATAGTTGCAGTATATGTGTTAACTACATAACTCACCCCTGCCACAATACCCTGCTTTAAGACAGTGAGTCAGCTTTCTTTAATAGTTATCTCCGTCCTGGGGAGGCGTATCAGGTCACTCTTTAGGTTTATAGAACGAAATATGACAATACTGACTAAATACCAACACTAAGGCTTGTGCTGCAAATTACATGATTGTTTGAACTGGTAAAAAAAGTCCATGTTATAGAGTGAGCTCTGCGAAGGTTTTAAGAtatctgaaacatatatatttattttctatATCTTCACTAAATATTGCGTCAGATTATCTCAACCAATTAATCATGTttcaacccatgaaggtcccaggatAGAAtagccttcagcagcccatgtttgccataaaaggcgactatgcttgtcttaagaggcgaccaacgggatcggttcccaattgcccagatcgatgctcatgttgttgatcactggattgtctggtccagacgcgattatttacagaccgccgccatacagctgtaatattgctgagtgcagcgtaaaactaaactcactcactaatcatgTTTCAATGATTAAACGCTGATGTCAGTGAAAACAGTCCAGTCAGTTTGGTAACCAGATCTTACTTTCATTTTAAGATACTAGCATTACATTAAATTCCTTATTCTTGCCACCTTTTAACAGAAAGTCATAAGCATAGTTTAATTGTGAATTTCTTTCCATGTTGGTACCTCTTAGTCGGCATTTAACTTAAATCTGGTGATTCGTCTTGTGattcatttagaatattgaaTCACCAAAGTCCTCCGCATGTGAACATTCCTCTCAGGGCGATTCGCCGTTGTCTCATTGTAGTCGGCATCATCAGATGGATTTCAGTTTCTCAAATATCTGAACTCTTCAGAACATGTCACTTCTAAGCTGACCATATAGGCTCTCTGATAGGATAtccatgtaatgaaaatacagtGCAGCTCAGTCACACAACAGTGTGTGGCTGCTGTTCGGTTTCCGAATCCGATGCTGCCATCATTCCCAGTTCTCTGTCTAAAGACCCTGACATTCTAACCTGTTGCACTGGATCTATCTTCAAGAGGACGTCTTGTGCTGGGATATCTTTAACATCTTTATTCGTAACAAGTTCGGACAGAAATCCACAACAACTTGCTGCCAGAAGAAGGCACGCTGAAACACATAGCATAAAACAGTGATTGATGGAACTACTCGGGCATTTCAAGTTGTATTATGACCAAGTTAAACTTAACGATACTTTATCAATACGATAGTTTTGAGAACTGAAATTATGAAGAGGTACTAGGGTACCCTCTAATAGTTGTAAAGAAGAACGATAAAAACTGTCGATAATTTCACATGTCTCATAATTGTCTATAAATACTGATATCCCTTTCTTATTTGTCTTTAAGTTTAATTCTCCTTCATTGTGCATGTAGGAATCTTGTTATACCCGTAGAGACATTCATACACCCATTTTTCCTAAATGCCCCTCAGTTCGGATCTCCAACTCTTAAATGTCTCTAAATTCACATATCCCTATTTTCAGTTCATATGTTGCTCTCTTAATATTTGAGGTATTTATATATCCTATTATAAAACAATGTCGATTGGTTCAGATTTCAATCTCTAAACAGTTCAGATATTTATGAATCCATTTGCACAATTGTCCATCAGGTCCGATCTCCCACTCTTTTATGCACATTAAATGTCCCTTTTGTTACTATCTATCAAGTTAGAAACTCCCTATATTAACTCTGTACATATCCACGTCTCTCTGTCTTAACTGTCCAAAAATGATATAATCTTTTGCTTGATGTCATCAATCGTGATTTGCCTATCTAAACTGTCCATCCTTTTAACAGCTATCTATTTCAACTCTCAGCTGAGAAGTCATCCTTTCTACTTGTCTAGAAATTCAGAGCCTTCTCTTAAGTAAAGTTGAATAATACACATATGTCAAGAAGTATCACAACACCTTTGATTTTAGCATCCATATAGctgtttatatttatatgtaaataGTATTCTGACCGGTCGTCATTAAGCAAATATCATTTAAACTGTTTTTACAACTTTGTAACTGGGAAAATCAGCTGATGTCGTTGTTGAtggtacacacaaacacactcccgTAACACACGCACTAGGTTATTGTATGTcggtgtttgaatcaaacatggtgccgGTGTGTTTGAGCACCCTTGTTTTTAGatatttttgacaatgtttcatttcactcaaactcaacgaatattgaatcagttgcttcactgcatgttcaACATGTCGTCAAAAGTACCCATTAGGCTGACAAAAGTTGTATTTAccttagagtataaatgacctcagcATGTTTAAGTTTATATAGGACAGTTTTAAGATCTGGCATCATAATAACCGAATATGAGCCCGCACCGTCAGTTACAACATTACCACCAGCCTAACGCAACAGACGTCATGATTACGACAACACATGCCACCTTACTACCCAcctgtgaaaacaaacaaagcGTAGTAAGAGTTCGTCTGACGCCAAATGTATTCTGCAAAAAGAAGAGAACATTTTGTTGCAAGCGTTATCATCTGTACATAAACAGAGTGTGTGTCCTGTACATCGATACAAGGTAAGCGATGAGTAAGCCCTGCTGCTTCCATGATTCCAATATGTATGATGTTGGTTATCTGGACATTTTCTAAAAGTGTTTGCTCTCCATCTTTGTTTGATTTAACTTGGACTGATAACCGCTTTTCATCAGATGCATTGTAGCTGGTTCCTTGTGCGACCTTGCATGTGTTACATTGCACGAAATATATCACCATAAACTCTATAGTCGAAAATTGCAGAGGGTGGAAAAGAGTTTGCCTCAGGGTTTAAGAATCACATCATTCTGAACAGTGACTACTAAAGATTCCAGCAAACTGAAGACTGTCTGAAGAGACAGACAGGCATATGTGCTATGTACTGTTCTATGTACGTTCAATAATCCTGTGAATTGGAATTACAAAAGAAATGGAAGGatttaaagaaaacacacatCATGTTAAGTGTTGTACAACAATTTCTTAAAAGCTGTTTTAGGGTATTTTAGGCattgtcacaatgcaaactacTTCAAACTACTAAAATATTCACTTATCCCACTTGCCTAATTGTTGTGATGCGTTTCAAAAGTGTATCTCCATTCTTTAAGATATTCAGCAAACATCCCCTCTGATCATGAACATCTCCATACGTCATTGAATCATAAGCTAGTAGATGGGCAAGTGCCCTGCCATCCCAACCTACACAGCCTGACGGACATGGTCAATGGCTTCCGTTGAAATCGCCTTTGAAGTGATTTCCACTTTGacaaaaattcaaaatgttgtaTTACCTGCTATTGGGGGGCCCACCAGGTTCCCTATGCCAGTGTTTAGGAACATGAATCCGAATCCATAGGCAACATGCTGTAGGCCCACCTTCTGTAGAGTAGTAGGGCCCAAGATGACATAGATACATGTGAGGTATGTACCGATACAGAAGGTATACATGTACCTCCCCGCCTCCGAATCTGCTAGAAATGGCAGGAGCAAAGTGAGAATGCCGGAAATACCACAGTTACTCGATAACAGAATCATTGTGCCAATACTGGGGTCGTTTGTCATAACACCAGCCAAAACACGCGATATCAGACCTCCACACCCTATTACAGAAGCTGCCATGGCCGATTCCTGGTGGGTGGAACCTCTAAGGTTGAAGAAATCTGGGATGAATGTCGTTATCACAAGGAATGATGTATTGAATAAACATACTCCAACCATGAACAGTAAAAAGGGGCCATTTGTCAATATCGGTTTCATCTGTTCAATGACACCAGTCACCCTCTTCACACAGGGAACTGCTACACGTGAAGGAGTTTCTTCTGCACTTCTCTTGTGCCTCCCTCTTTCAAACGAGGAAGGTCGTAGAAGAAGGCCACATATGCAAGTATGAAGTGATACAGCTCCCATCATCATAAGTGCGCCGTGTACACCATACCAGTCAATAAAGGCCTGGACTAGACGTGGATGGATCAACATCCCCACTCCAACTCCAGCTGTGGTCAAGCCAGAAGCTAGGCTACTATCCTCTCGGAACCAGTACGCTATGTTCACATTGGTAGTTGCGAAGGAGGTGCCACGGCCAATACCTGCAGAAATAGTTAGACATATTACTGGCAATGGCCCAGTGTTTTAGTATCTATGTAAAAAACATTATCGAATGGCATACGAGtacaatttgttttaaaaatagtCTTTCTCATCGAATTCTGTCTGACAATCGGTTTATCTTCTACACGTATTAAAGTTTATAACTATCTTATGTTTAGGACTATATGTAACCCGTATAACTAGCACTACGTTTAGTGTAAGCCATGTTGAAAAGTGTTACAATGAGATCACAGTGTGTCAGCTACATGTAGAGAGTAAGCCATGTTGAACAATGTTACAGTTAGGTCACGGTGTATCAGCTGTATGTAGAGTGTAAGCTATACTGAACAATGTTACAGCTAGATCACGGTGTATCAACTGTATGTAGAGCGTAAGCCATATTGAACAATATTACAGTTAGATCACGGTTTTTATCAGCTGTATGTAGAGCGTAAGCCATATTGAACAATATTACAGTTAGATCACGGTTTTTATCAGCTGTATGTAGAGTGTAAGCCATGTTGAACAATATTACAGTTAGATCACGGTTTTTATCAGCTGTATGTAGAATGCAAGCCATATGCATGTTGAAGAATGTAACAGTTAGATCACGGTTTTTATCAGCTGTATGTAGAGCGTAAGCCATATTGAACAATATTACAGTTAGATCACGGTTTTTATCAGCTGTATGTAGAGTGTAAGCCATGTTGAACAATATTACAGTTAGATCACGGTTTTTATCAGCTGTATGTAGAATGCAAGCCATATGCATGTTGAAGAATGTAACAGTTAGATCACGGTGTATCAGCTGTATGTTGGACGACTGTACGGCGTTCCCCGCATTGGTGATGACAAACTTTGATACAAGACATGCGCGATTTCACAATCGGTGTTTTTACATCAAATGGTTCCTGATGCCCAACCCTGCGTGATCTGCCCTACACGATGTCATCTCACCTATAAGAACACCGAAGCCCAAGAAGAGAACTCGCAAATCGGACGTGAAGCTTCCAATAATGAAGCCAAAAAACGTGAATAGCCCTGCAGTGACAGTTGCAACTCGACAGCTGGTCAACGTGATGAGAAGGCTGCTTACAGGTCCTGTAAATGGGGGATACACTTAAGAAAACATACGATACTATACAAAAGTCTAGTGGTGTATATTTCGAAGCAtacatttatcttaccaaagGGTCGGTGTGGCAGTTTGATGCCTACATCTTCTTTGTTAATATCGGTGTTCCATTCCTAACATACGTCCTGGTAGTCCTGCTACTCCCCTAACCAGTTTAAAATAATATTCAGTTACTATTTAAAGCCTAAATTTCTGGTcatatatacatgcaaattGCTTGTCGACATTTGGAGTTATTTCTAGTTGCTTCCACTGTGATTTCGATTATTTTTCTCAtcatttcaaattcatttaaagaACTCAAAATTtctattttgcttgtttttctaATCGATGCAATGACAAACAAATCGAAATTTCTGGTTACAATAGCACGAAAATAGTGGAAAAACGAGAAAAAATAGACATTTCCAGTATCTGATATACTTGAAATATCAAGAAAATAATAGcaatacaaaaatataatcGAAGTAACGTAAAATGTAGAAAAGAAACAGTTGATTGAAATCGCAAGAAATAAAGATATATGCTGCTTCAGTAAAGCCCTTGTAGTACTGATACCAGCTTCGGCACTTCACGTCACTTCACGTTAAATTGTCAaaactaaatatatataaatcgtAGAGGTATGATCGAGTGTCACGTAACGACAAAGTGGTATGATGACATATAtatgacccttgaaggtccgagTTAGAATATGCCTACAGCAGCCCATgattgctataaaaggcgactgtgcttgtcgtaagaagcgactaacgggatcgggtggtcaagctcactgacttggttgacatatgtcattggttccccattACGCATATCGATACACATGTTGTATTGATCACTGgaaagtctggtccagacttgactatttacagaccgccgccatatagctggaacattgctgagtgcggcgtaaaactcacactcactcactcactcactcactcactcactcactcactcactcactcactcactcactcactcactcactcactcactcactacatactAACTCGCCCACTTAGATTACGTTTAGGTAGGACAAAGTATCATAGCTCGGCTTAATGGTAAAATATACGTACCCCCGACAGCATGCATCATGTTGGACACAGCCATCAGCCAGGAGAGTGTGGTGACGTCATACAGGCCGGTGTCCTTGAAGGCCACCAGAAACACGCCGTTGGAATACATCGAGGACGAACAAAACAACAGCGTTGAAAACGAAGCGGCAACAATCATGAAACGCCAAGCGTCCGAGCGTATGTTCTCGTCCATTTTCGTCACGATGTCGCCGTTTACTACAAAAGCAGTGTTCTTTCATTACAGTCATAACACTTACCATATTAGCACTTTCTACCTGGTATTCGTTACACGTCAGTAATTGATACCCTATGCAGTAACTTAATTATGTTATAGTGAGGGTGATTAAACGGCTTACCCCCACGCAGGCATGCTTATTAATGGGCGTGTAATGTTTTAGGCACGATGAACATTATCAAAATAAGTACAATTTTATGGGAaataattattataataataatgatttaaTAGATATAATTATCCTGGGTCAGTTAATCAGTGCCCTACGTAAGTGAATCAGTTTTGCTAATAAAACTCTCCCAAGAACAATGGATGTAACTTTCCCTGGTAGTTTTACAAAGTGTTACAGGTATCCAGGAATAACAAACCTGCTTATGGTTACTCATCACAAATCCTCATCACAACATTGCATCAACTGTCAGACAACAGGACCAAGCTGTGCTGCCATGCTTGCTATGTGGCTTTGTTTCATCGAGCTAGTCAGGCGAATGGCAAAACTACACCGTCGTTGGTGCGAGCCTGTTGAGGGTGAAGGACAGACATGGTGGACTCGATCACTCGATACCGCTAATTTCCCAATAAAGCCGTGTTTTGCAGGTAAGAGAATAATCTATTTCATCTGAGAGGTTGTAGAACAAAAGCAGAATATCTAGCGATTACGGTAAGGCTATGGTTTTTCGCCGATCGGGTGTttttaagtgaaatacatagTATTTCCCCTCCGAGAGGCGATGATTTTCGTAGGCAGGTTTTTGGCGTACAAATGAAAGAGTTTTTTCCCCGAGTTCCACGCAACGTTACTCGGTACATAGTGCaccgattttgataatttcggatcagtctaagtaaacttcgtttcagtgtatttcgttacactccaccactgagtctaacaaaacctagtagaaggtcgcgtcaggtaacctttgagcaaccaatgacgagacggttaaatagatttaaccaatcagacaacggctactatttagggatcggagggattttcaaaatattcaggtcaccgacacagatctctccacaaacaaaaatcagcatataacacagatatttgacctgcagtatatacgcgttGGGGtttttgatgacatggttaccattacctaatatttccgcaacataacatccttgaatattgtcaaaaacactattttcagcgactgtttactcaccgttgtcatggccgtacgtacgccgtgtgcatcacccggaagtgatcgcacgctaaatagcattcggaatcgtgcgggtacgaaccttttcgaaatgaaaagttcataagggatgtgcgaatgtgcacttgtgcgatttggtaagctgtgttctgattggtcaatctcaaaggttacctgacgcgacctcccataaggttcagtagtggagtgtaacgaaaagtactgaggataagtttacttagagtgATTCTGGATTTATTCGAAAGGGGGTTTATCTGGCTTTATTTCAGTAGAGTCGTGGCTGTACATTCCACAATTTCCCACACAGATTTCGCCCATAATCGAGAGTGGGGTGCTTGACAGCTTTGTGCGCGTTACttccctttccttctttatatgcATATGGTGATCAGTGTAcacttgttggacccaggacgtacgtattattttcaacaataCAAGCCCTTGTGCTTTCAATCAACGGCGCATGTGCGTTTCTTGAAAATACCTACATAAATAATGTGTTACACGGCAGCCTTATGTGAATTGATATTCATGcctatacgaggggatgtcaataagttttgagccttgcaaagaaaaacacaaaatattggtatgaaacacatttatttttaaacatagtccccttgtgagtcaagacacttgttccatcttttctgccatgcgctgatgccatctctgtagaaggcgccagtttggtcctcaaaccaagcctctgtagcagcaataagctcattatcatcctgaaacctacgaccacgcaagtgtttcttgagatttgggaacagatggtaatcacttggtgccaggtctggagagtagggggaatGCGgtaagatttcgtacccgcattcctggatagcagcggctgcaacgcgagaggtgtgtactggagcattgtcttgatgtagaagaataccacgtctgatcttgcccgggcgcttctccttgactgattgtcgcacttgcctcaacaaggtAGCGTAATAtcccccattcattgttcttccttttgataagtaatctatgtggatggcgcctttgctatcccagaagactgtcgccattaccttctgcacttatctggaggctttgaactttttggtcctgggagaagtgacatgtttccattccatggattcttgtttgctctcaggatcatagtggtggatccaggtttcatcacaggttactagcctaaagtgaaaatctcctggattcttgttgtatctggttagcatggagttgcttatggtgacccttgtttgcttcatttcatctgtaagcattcttggcacccatcttgcgcacaccttagacatgacgagatgttcatgaagaattgtctcgatggatccgtgcgaaatgcctgtggtctcctctaactcgtggagtatGATTCGACgtttttccagcacaagtctatgcactctgtcaatgttttcctgacaagtgcttgttgttgggcgacctggacgggggtcatcttcaagactctctctaccatgcttacattcattgacccatcgtttgatggtagcagatgaa
This portion of the Haliotis asinina isolate JCU_RB_2024 chromosome 10, JCU_Hal_asi_v2, whole genome shotgun sequence genome encodes:
- the LOC137297846 gene encoding monocarboxylate transporter 13-like, with the translated sequence MDENIRSDAWRFMIVAASFSTLLFCSSSMYSNGVFLVAFKDTGLYDVTTLSWLMAVSNMMHAVGGPVSSLLITLTSCRVATVTAGLFTFFGFIIGSFTSDLRVLFLGFGVLIGIGRGTSFATTNVNIAYWFREDSSLASGLTTAGVGVGMLIHPRLVQAFIDWYGVHGALMMMGAVSLHTCICGLLLRPSSFERGRHKRSAEETPSRVAVPCVKRVTGVIEQMKPILTNGPFLLFMVGVCLFNTSFLVITTFIPDFFNLRGSTHQESAMAASVIGCGGLISRVLAGVMTNDPSIGTMILLSSNCGISGILTLLLPFLADSEAGRYMYTFCIGTYLTCIYVILGPTTLQKVGLQHVAYGFGFMFLNTGIGNLVGPPIAEYIWRQTNSYYALFVFTACLLLAASCCGFLSELVTNKDVKDIPAQDVLLKIDPVQQVRMSGSLDRELGMMAASDSETEQQPHTVV